CAGTCAAACTCAAAGGGAATTCATTCCAAGTTGAACACAAAGGCAATTGCATCAGCTTCTAAAGATGATGCTGCTCCAGGGCCGTCTAACTACGGTGGTCCCACCCCCAGTAGTCTATTATATATTACACTAACTCCTTCGAAGGATTCTCATACTAATCACGCAGCTGAGAAACCCTCTTTTCCAAAGCCACACGATTATGTCTCCGAAGCAGCTGCAGAGCCTTCTCAACATCATGTTCAGAAGGTTATCTCGCCTAAAGCCAACAATGCGGAAACTCAGCTACTGGTTAAACCTAACGGATACACCTTCGTTGAGGTTCAAAAATCTGTAAACATTCACAACAAACTGATTACCGAGAAAGACGGACAGTTGGTAGAAATGCATGAGACTATTTACAATCCGTTACCGTACCAACAGAAACCATTTACATCAAATTACAGCCCAAAGGAATATGTGTCTGGAGCATCTGAAGTGAAACCTGAACCTGCCAAGAATTACGATTCCTTAGCCACTCATCCGATCAATGTTGAGCAGTTGGAGTATGAGAGCTTACCACAAGAATCGACTAATCACGATGCTGATTCTGCATCGTCAATTTCTCAAAACGCAATTCCATATTCCCCACCAGTTGAACTAGTTGAAAAGATCGTCGATCAACCAGTTAAGGAAATTGTTGAGAAGCACATTCCCGTTCCATATGCTGTTCCCCAACCCATCGCTGTGCCAGTTCACTTCGAACACTATGTGGATCGTCCATATCCTGTGGAAACTATTGTCGAACAGCCTATACCCTATCCCGTAGAGACAATAGTTGAAAAGATCGTTGAGAAGAAAGTGCCCGTCGAAGTCGAGCGCATTGTGGAGAAGCCGATAGAGAAGATTGTCGAAAAGTATGTAGATCGACCTATGGCTGTTCCAATTCATGTGCCTGTCGCTATCCATATGCCAATGCCACCAAGTCATTTGCCCATCTCAAACCTTGGACCACATCAAAATGCATTGCATCCGTGGGCTCATGCACAAGTTTCGCATATCCCACCCAAGGTGCTACAGAACTATTACACGCGTATGCtgaaaaaacttttgccttaTTTTAACTCCCCACAAAATGCTGCAGTGAACCAAGCACCAAAGTCAGCAGTAAATTCGATAACAAAAGCAACGCCCTTAAAGCCCCCAATCAATCCAGTTCATGGTGATGCACCCAAGGTGGCCACTTTCAGTCTGGCTGACATGCGCTTCGATCTACGCCCACCGCCACCTCCCTCAGGTTCCACATGGTTACAGGGTGCCCGTTATATTTACAACACATTGCCGGCGGACTTGTCAACAGCAGCGGCCTCTGCTCCTGTAAACATGGTCAAGTCCTACATAGGTCCAGTGCCAACGACAAGCACAAACCATGagaacaacggcaacgacttTGATGAATTTAAACGTTGGCGAAGTGGCCATACTCTGAAGCGGAGTCCCGACTTTAGTCGCAATCTGCACATGGAATATGGATTTAAGCCACCGCTTGTGCCTTCGGTTGAGATTGACGACAAGGGCATGCCCTTGAAGCAACCGGATGCTGAAGTTCAGTAATGGAATCATTTTCATATGCTAAGAAGTGGATTAGAAAAGCGTGCcaaaacatatacaaatatagctattattatttatacatattatttcaaaaccatttaataaatgtatattataccTGCCAGTTTTCCCGCAGaaacattattaattttgtcgAAGTTTTTTTTCAATTCGACAACAAATCTTGAAACTAATAATAActctaaagaaaaacaatcaCAAATGAAATGTTGCCTCCTTTTTGAAAGTTGCATCACATGTCTCTCAACGCTATATGCCAATATTTATGGATACGTAGACTTCAATGATGCGATACAAAAATTCTGATCTCCATCCTCAAATTGCCTTAAATTTCTAGAAACATTATCCATAACGTGTACTCCATTTGTagtatgtatttaaatgaaagctAAGCTTTTTATGTTAACATCATAAAGAATATTAGATTGGCATCCCTACAAATAGTCAAGTTCTGTTTCTTGATTAACTTCcaagaaatattaaaagtgctgaagactatagttgttattgtcatTTGCAAGggcatacatttatttaacgaaatgaaaaaatgtataacatatgcaattaaaatacaatcttttaaatacaaaaaacattcACGTACTGATGTAACTGCAACACGACCGAGGCTTCGGGCTAAACTGACTAGTTcgacataaatttaaaagagtTATACGTTTAGTGATAAAacgttatttttattttattgccacGAGTTCTCTTTAttggttgtttttttcctTATTAAAATTGAcctttaacaaatttaaatgccattTTAATGTATGATgcgaaaaataaatgtagGTCAAAAGTGTGAATTGAAGTATCACTTTCAGATGAAAGACAGTACAGATGAGATGAATTGCAGATTTTATAGACATCATTTGGAAGCTTTCAAGAGTGGGAGTAACCAACAGGAAGAAAAGGCGCCAGGCACTTACAattctataatttatatgcaaataaataaaaatattttaacaattcaTACTGTATGAAAAAGCAAACACTACAAATTGTTCAAGTTGCTTGAAAACTCCCTGCCTGCAAACAACctgtgaaatatattttcagtcCACGCCACAACAGAAAACTTATACTAtacaccaaaaacaacaataataaatgcaaagctTGTGCTATTGGCGACGTTGACGGTttaagttttttcttctttctgcCGTTTTGAGACCTGTTCACTTTCGATAAGTCTATTCGGCTTGAAAAAATCGAAATGCACTTTGTAGTACTACTtcactatttaaaatattaaatctatATCTATATGCATCCATCCGAGCTTCTTAACAATATAACTTCAAGCATCAATCAAGGttttatgatttttgaaaCAAGATTACAAAAGTTTAAGAATTGAATCAAGAACACAACCAGACATTCTGCAATTTAGATTtcttctaaaaaaaatatgttaagatatttaattttcgCAATTTTCTTACAttagttaatatatttttaatatcctGTTCGATACCTGCATCGTTTACATTTTGATCCTAAAAGtatgtaattattaaataagcGAATTACTCTTCctagtgtgctcgactgtgagaatCCTGCtaccattttaaataaaagaaaaataatatgaatgcGGTATCATcagtaaaatatttcaaattaatataccgataaacactaaaatatgccaaaaatcatatttagtatttcaaatatagaATACTACTTCTAATCCGCAtctaaagtttaaaatatatatttaatattcattttctaaatttgatacgaaaaaaagataaaagtaacttaaaatttggtaaatttatgAATGGTTTGTTAAAAACACAATTCTTAAACACAATTTTTCGTTCTTAAAACACAATTCAaagttaaatatgttttttataaaaaaagaaaattaaaataaagattaaGATTTCTGTGAAAAGCAAATGTGAACAGGTCTTCGTAGGCAAGAACTTTTCTGTTagtttcttacttgtttttttcatgtttttgtttggGTACGGTATGCACTCTCCAGCATGCTCTATTCCCTGCCCCGTTCGCATTGTCGGCCTTTTTCGGTTTGGCTGCCGCCGCTGCATGTCATTGTCAGGAACTGCCAACTCTGCGTTTGATATACGATTTGGATGTGTTGGCAAGCCGCCCAGTTGTCCAGCGGGCGGTAGGTTGCTCGCTCGAGTGATCGGGTATTTTTGGGTAGTTGGGTAGCTGGGTAGTTGGGTTGTTGGGCGACACTGCGAGAGACAAACGCAGTTGAactgaaaattgcatttccgCTTTGAAAATTGCGCACATTTccgaataaaaaaatatataggcATTTGCACCAGCCGCCAAGGCGCGTCATCAAacaattgccaaaaatgttcTATAAAGTGCGAAATAGGCAGGCTGTCTGCCAAAGAGGCCCTGACAATCCGGAAAGTGGCTCAGCAAACCACAAAAAACTTGTCGCCCAAAATGAACGCAAAAGTGtcaaaagcacacacaaagtgCGCGTGTAAAGTGGATTTCACTCCTTCTATAGAAAATACATACTTGCACAaactatgtacatacatatcaCAAGTTTAATTTTCCTATTTAAAAGCCAAAATATAACGCAATGTGAAAAAAGGATAAAATTACAGCTTGACCCATACtttgaaaatgaataactTAGATAAACTACTTTGGAAATGAGTGACTTAGACTTCAGCCACCGAAAGCAATGGAAATATGTAGTTAGTTAAGTAAATCTCTCTTGTGGAATCTAGATTTACTTCAGCAAATTTTAATTCTTATCTATCAAAATTGAAAGATTTTCAAAATTGATGTTTACAATCGGATTTTAGTTAAACCGTTTACAGTTTAGGCTTCGGTAACAATAATATGTTCGTCTACAAACTTAATTCAGTGGATCTGTTTATTCTAGTTCGTGTTAGTGAATcgattttttcaaattaagtttTCAATCTTAcatcaaatattacaaaaaaataatagtttattttattactaagTTTCCAacgtttaattaattgttcGAAGTTTCCGTGCATCCAAACgcaccaaataaataaaaataatcaactaaaaatatagGCCATtgtcaatataaataattacagcataaatatataacatacatatcaattttttacaatttcttccgctaataaatttcactataaatgcttttaattatcACATGCcaagttaatttttatacccgctacacgTAGAGTACAACggcattataactttgtacctTAAAAGCGTTATTATCACGTTCCTGACTGAATTTGTCGCAAATGTATCAGCAGATCATAGGCAGAAAGATTGAGAAGAGCTTTTCGAATGTAAGCTCTTCTCAGGTCACTAAAAAAGCTTTTAACAATAGCGTAACAACAGAAAATAAGGCAAATTCGTAAGGAAATAGTGGCCGGCGTCGACATTGAAAGAGAGAGTCAGAACGAGTGAAGAGAGCGAGCGCGCAATATGGTGAGAGCTTGCACAGTGAGAGAAAACGATGACTTTGCCTCCAAATTTGGactttttgcatgcaaattggGTTTGGTACCAAAGTGCAGTACTGTCATTTTAATTATCTAACGCCGCTAATAAGTGAGGTTACTCATAACATATCGTCTTAGTTTTTAATTGTGTTATGCGCGCCATAAACAACCGATGGCATACATGATACAAATGTACGTAATGATTACTCCAGCAGGGTATTTGTAGCAATTTCatctatttattaaatagttcGTAATCTAACATtacttgaatatttattttattgaccAATTCACAGAAATTATTTTGTCGGAATGGCGATGGTCAGTGGCAACTTTCCATGTCCCAGAATCAGAGAAGTGGCGATGTGCAAATGGCCCTACTTAATGTCAAACTGGAAATTGTGTTCATAAATCAGAAACGGTCGCAAATGAGACACTTCAAAGCCATTGGAAGCAGGGAAGCTTTCCTGTGACTCTCAACCAAACGTCGCATAACGTGTACTAAACTGTCCACGATTATTGTGTGGTCAATTTGCAGTGTTCATTGGGTCCCCATTGGCGTAATTAGATTTTGGGCTGCTCGGGCTTCCACGTAAACGGGAAGTGGCAGACAATTAAGGCAGCAGGCAGTAACCAACAGCCAATAACTAATAGTCAACTGGTTGAGGGGCAGTTGCCAAACTTGCATTGAAGGAAGCATAGGACGGCTCAATTAAAACACAAACTGATCATATCAGCATTGACACTAAACCACTGCAGCTTCCTTTCCATTGAAGGGCTGAGTATAAAAcaagattaaaatataatattatactcAGGTCAAGAGTACCGGTTAAGAGACATCTACTGCAGTTGATTTATCATCATACCCATGTTCTGAATAatcgaaattaataaaaatgacaGGTAAACGGAATTGGTAAAAGGAAAAACTTAGCCTGAGACAAACTAAGTGATTAGAACAATTCTAGTTATACTTATAAATAGACACGTTGGGCTTCCATTTTAGATTAGTTTATAAAactgtttaattaaatgtagG
This is a stretch of genomic DNA from Drosophila albomicans strain 15112-1751.03 chromosome 3, ASM965048v2, whole genome shotgun sequence. It encodes these proteins:
- the LOC117571856 gene encoding uncharacterized protein LOC117571856 isoform X1, with the protein product MWHQLQLLAVASAVLGVCLFVMPEVTHASEATTNAVPRLFPQPPGPQNATTPQSFDSKDGDLLSGSNKDLNSQRDRHFGVIEDQYFDSALLGEDEHKYESLDQIAESGPLRNFTTTTTHPQTNGHGYIQFDINDEQPEETASKDLDEQSNSKKNTVQDVLSSLFPDGFSNIFRFMGSEPDTKTSSEIPRAIETTTNTPLIDRFVSKTSSTTNAPSKNGTYYSYQTTVTREYRREVRPGHTQIVVEKISSADKKPVSSNQISQNDLLLINRAAVTSPVLPSMLLHPENEDNETLVAAESAPIVILGQHESDIDEVEDIEDNQIAETQNMEETHVYHHQEPNIQTHSSIHPMESYSHQHQQGPAENQKFNVHIDHNISPAKKEEIPKSHSQQVLHQYQDQEAPSRQFLKTFKPVVSGSADGPIPKGVFHYESSNLPQQANWKQAKEVNYYKEYEDRHHDQSNSKGIHSKLNTKAIASASKDDAAPGPSNYGGPTPSSLLYITLTPSKDSHTNHAAEKPSFPKPHDYVSEAAAEPSQHHVQKVISPKANNAETQLLVKPNGYTFVEVQKSVNIHNKLITEKDGQLVEMHETIYNPLPYQQKPFTSNYSPKEYVSGASEVKPEPAKNYDSLATHPINVEQLEYESLPQESTNHDADSASSISQNAIPYSPPVELVEKIVDQPVKEIVEKHIPVPYAVPQPIAVPVHFEHYVDRPYPVETIVEQPIPYPVETIVEKIVEKKVPVEVERIVEKPIEKIVEKYVDRPMAVPIHVPVAIHMPMPPSHLPISNLGPHQNALHPWAHAQVSHIPPKVLQNYYTRMLKKLLPYFNSPQNAAVNQAPKSAVNSITKATPLKPPINPVHGDAPKVATFSLADMRFDLRPPPPPSGSTWLQGARYIYNTLPADLSTAAASAPVNMVKSYIGPVPTTSTNHENNGNDFDEFKRWRSGHTLKRSPDFSRNLHMEYGFKPPLVPSVEIDDKGMPLKQPDAEVQ
- the LOC117571856 gene encoding uncharacterized protein LOC117571856 isoform X2; amino-acid sequence: MWHQLQLLAVASAVLGVCLFVMPEVTHASEATTNAVPRLFPQPPGPQNATTPQSFDSKDGDLLSGSNKDRDRHFGVIEDQYFDSALLGEDEHKYESLDQIAESGPLRNFTTTTTHPQTNGHGYIQFDINDEQPEETASKDLDEQSNSKKNTVQDVLSSLFPDGFSNIFRFMGSEPDTKTSSEIPRAIETTTNTPLIDRFVSKTSSTTNAPSKNGTYYSYQTTVTREYRREVRPGHTQIVVEKISSADKKPVSSNQISQNDLLLINRAAVTSPVLPSMLLHPENEDNETLVAAESAPIVILGQHESDIDEVEDIEDNQIAETQNMEETHVYHHQEPNIQTHSSIHPMESYSHQHQQGPAENQKFNVHIDHNISPAKKEEIPKSHSQQVLHQYQDQEAPSRQFLKTFKPVVSGSADGPIPKGVFHYESSNLPQQANWKQAKEVNYYKEYEDRHHDQSNSKGIHSKLNTKAIASASKDDAAPGPSNYGGPTPSSLLYITLTPSKDSHTNHAAEKPSFPKPHDYVSEAAAEPSQHHVQKVISPKANNAETQLLVKPNGYTFVEVQKSVNIHNKLITEKDGQLVEMHETIYNPLPYQQKPFTSNYSPKEYVSGASEVKPEPAKNYDSLATHPINVEQLEYESLPQESTNHDADSASSISQNAIPYSPPVELVEKIVDQPVKEIVEKHIPVPYAVPQPIAVPVHFEHYVDRPYPVETIVEQPIPYPVETIVEKIVEKKVPVEVERIVEKPIEKIVEKYVDRPMAVPIHVPVAIHMPMPPSHLPISNLGPHQNALHPWAHAQVSHIPPKVLQNYYTRMLKKLLPYFNSPQNAAVNQAPKSAVNSITKATPLKPPINPVHGDAPKVATFSLADMRFDLRPPPPPSGSTWLQGARYIYNTLPADLSTAAASAPVNMVKSYIGPVPTTSTNHENNGNDFDEFKRWRSGHTLKRSPDFSRNLHMEYGFKPPLVPSVEIDDKGMPLKQPDAEVQ